Proteins encoded within one genomic window of Lemur catta isolate mLemCat1 chromosome 23, mLemCat1.pri, whole genome shotgun sequence:
- the REN gene encoding renin isoform X2: MDRWSRMPRWGLLLVLWGSCTLGLPTDTNAFRRIFLKKMPSVRESLKERGVDVARLSAEWSRFPGRVSFGNSSSPVVLTNYLDTQYYGEIGIGTPPQTFKVIFDTGSANLWVPSTKCSPLYTACEIHSLYDSSESSSYMENGTEFTIHYGSGKVKGFLSQDVVTVGGLTVTQTFGEVTELPLIPFMLAKFDGVLGMGFPAQAVGGVTPVFDHILSQGVLKEDVFSVYYSRNSHFLGGEIVLGGSDPQYYQGNFHYVSISKTGSWQIKMKGVSVRSATLLCQEGCTAAVDTGASYISGPTGSLRLLMEALGAQELSTDEYVVNCHQVPTLPDISFHLGGRAYTLTSADYVLQDPYSKDDLCTLALHGLDIPPPTGPIWVLGASFIRKFYTEFDRHNNRIGFALAR, encoded by the exons GATCTTCCTCAAGAAAATGCCCTCAGTCCGGGAAAGCCTGAAGGAGCGAGGGGTGGATGTGGCCAGGCTGAGTGCAGAGTGGAGCCGGTTCCCGGGGAGGGTCTCCTTCGGCAACAGCTCGTCCCCCGTGGTCCTCACCAACTACCTGGAC ACCCAGTACTACGGCGAGATTGGCATTGgcaccccaccccagaccttcaAAGTCATCTTTGACACGGGTTCGGCCAACCTCTGGGTGCCCTCCACCAAGTGCAGCCCTCTCTACACTGCTTGTG AGATTCACAGCCTCTACGACTCCTCGGAATCCTCCAGCTACATGGAGAACGGGACGGAATTCACCATCCACTATGGATCAGGGAAGGTCAAAGGATTTCTCAGCCAGGACGTTGTAACT GTGGGCGGACTCACGGTGACACAGACATTTGGAGAAGTCACGGAGCTGCCTCTGATACCCTTCATGCTGGCCAAGTTTGATGGGGTTCTGGGCATGGGCTTCCCTGCTCAGGCCGTCGGCGGGGTCACCCCTGTCTTTGACCACATCCTGTCCCAAGGGGTGCTAAAAGAGGACGTCTTCTCTGTCTACTACagcag GAATTCCCACTTCCTGGGGGGAGAGATCGTGCTGGGAGGCAGCGACCCCCAGTACTACCAAGGGAATTTCCACTACGTGAGCATCAGCAAGACTGGCTCTTGGCAGATCAAAATGAAGGG GGTGTCTGTGAGGTCGGCCACCCTGCTCTGCCAGGAGGGCTGTACGGCAGCAGTGGACACAGGCGCATCCTACATCTCGGGTCCCACCGGGTCCCTGCGGCTGCTCATGGAGGCGCTGGGGGCCCAGGAGCTGAGCACGGATGAG TATGTCGTGAACTGTCACCAGGTGCCCACACTCCCCGACATCTCCTTCCACCTGGGAGGCAGAGCCTACACGCTCACCAGTGCGGACTATGTACTACAG GACCCCTACAGTAAGGATGATCTGTGCACACTGGCCCTCCACGGCCTGGACATCCCACCCCCCACTGGGCCCATCTGGGTCCTGGGCGCCAGCTTCATCCGCAAGTTCTATACAGAGTTTGATCGGCATAACAATCGCATTGGCTTCGCCTTGGCCCGCTGA
- the REN gene encoding renin isoform X1 yields the protein MDRWSRMPRWGLLLVLWGSCTLGLPTDTNAFRRARIFLKKMPSVRESLKERGVDVARLSAEWSRFPGRVSFGNSSSPVVLTNYLDTQYYGEIGIGTPPQTFKVIFDTGSANLWVPSTKCSPLYTACEIHSLYDSSESSSYMENGTEFTIHYGSGKVKGFLSQDVVTVGGLTVTQTFGEVTELPLIPFMLAKFDGVLGMGFPAQAVGGVTPVFDHILSQGVLKEDVFSVYYSRNSHFLGGEIVLGGSDPQYYQGNFHYVSISKTGSWQIKMKGVSVRSATLLCQEGCTAAVDTGASYISGPTGSLRLLMEALGAQELSTDEYVVNCHQVPTLPDISFHLGGRAYTLTSADYVLQDPYSKDDLCTLALHGLDIPPPTGPIWVLGASFIRKFYTEFDRHNNRIGFALAR from the exons GGCCAGGATCTTCCTCAAGAAAATGCCCTCAGTCCGGGAAAGCCTGAAGGAGCGAGGGGTGGATGTGGCCAGGCTGAGTGCAGAGTGGAGCCGGTTCCCGGGGAGGGTCTCCTTCGGCAACAGCTCGTCCCCCGTGGTCCTCACCAACTACCTGGAC ACCCAGTACTACGGCGAGATTGGCATTGgcaccccaccccagaccttcaAAGTCATCTTTGACACGGGTTCGGCCAACCTCTGGGTGCCCTCCACCAAGTGCAGCCCTCTCTACACTGCTTGTG AGATTCACAGCCTCTACGACTCCTCGGAATCCTCCAGCTACATGGAGAACGGGACGGAATTCACCATCCACTATGGATCAGGGAAGGTCAAAGGATTTCTCAGCCAGGACGTTGTAACT GTGGGCGGACTCACGGTGACACAGACATTTGGAGAAGTCACGGAGCTGCCTCTGATACCCTTCATGCTGGCCAAGTTTGATGGGGTTCTGGGCATGGGCTTCCCTGCTCAGGCCGTCGGCGGGGTCACCCCTGTCTTTGACCACATCCTGTCCCAAGGGGTGCTAAAAGAGGACGTCTTCTCTGTCTACTACagcag GAATTCCCACTTCCTGGGGGGAGAGATCGTGCTGGGAGGCAGCGACCCCCAGTACTACCAAGGGAATTTCCACTACGTGAGCATCAGCAAGACTGGCTCTTGGCAGATCAAAATGAAGGG GGTGTCTGTGAGGTCGGCCACCCTGCTCTGCCAGGAGGGCTGTACGGCAGCAGTGGACACAGGCGCATCCTACATCTCGGGTCCCACCGGGTCCCTGCGGCTGCTCATGGAGGCGCTGGGGGCCCAGGAGCTGAGCACGGATGAG TATGTCGTGAACTGTCACCAGGTGCCCACACTCCCCGACATCTCCTTCCACCTGGGAGGCAGAGCCTACACGCTCACCAGTGCGGACTATGTACTACAG GACCCCTACAGTAAGGATGATCTGTGCACACTGGCCCTCCACGGCCTGGACATCCCACCCCCCACTGGGCCCATCTGGGTCCTGGGCGCCAGCTTCATCCGCAAGTTCTATACAGAGTTTGATCGGCATAACAATCGCATTGGCTTCGCCTTGGCCCGCTGA